The Parvibaculaceae bacterium PLY_AMNH_Bact1 genome window below encodes:
- a CDS encoding nucleoside-diphosphate sugar epimerase/dehydratase (Derived by automated computational analysis using gene prediction method: Protein Homology.) yields MVSKDLPSSGAWQRTAVIFLFDVVLAAISFPIALYLRLGSDLFEYDWDLVVTSTSIFTLVAAIVIFQSKLHRVPWRYISVDDAMLLGRTALIINITFLVVMFLTVRLDGIPRSSVVIDTMVLTALLVGARLSVRLWYEKQIGLLRISGDLANVQSVLLIGATDEAEAFIRKMARDPNARYRVLGIVETGSRPVGSRIRGVKIVGDVDKLPDIILTYRSILSSLVLADPDMRGEPVRDLLETARGHNLKLDRLPQMSLLTKASAQEIDIRPVDVEDLLSRPQAELDRDAMADLIGNKRVLVTGAGGSIGSELVRQVASFSPAHLTLFDNSEFNLYEIDRQLGEQHSRLSRSAIIGNVRDQAHVERVFSQEQPEIVFHAAALKHVPMLEPQPSQAVLTNVLGTKNIADATVRHGIDTMVMISTDKATHPVNAMGASKRIAETYCQSLDIDARRSNQTRFVTVRFGNVLGSAGSVIPLFEKQLRQGGPITVTHEEMTRYFMTIREAVELVLQAATLRDDTIDQGGAILVLDMGKPVKILDMANEMIKLAGLTPHEDIEIKITGLRPGERLYEDLFDDAEELLPTSHAAMMAARPRVADRAFVEKGISAMVQAAGEGDDPAVRELMGRLIPDFTSADVKVGQKPSSAQSPSATE; encoded by the coding sequence GTGGTAAGCAAAGACCTTCCATCGTCAGGTGCATGGCAACGTACTGCCGTCATTTTCCTTTTTGACGTGGTGCTTGCAGCTATTTCCTTTCCGATAGCTCTTTACCTTCGCCTGGGTTCGGACCTATTCGAGTATGATTGGGATCTGGTCGTGACATCAACGAGCATATTCACACTCGTTGCTGCTATCGTGATTTTTCAATCGAAACTCCACCGTGTTCCGTGGCGCTATATATCCGTGGATGATGCGATGTTGTTGGGCCGCACCGCCCTGATCATCAACATTACCTTTCTGGTAGTTATGTTCCTGACAGTTCGGCTGGACGGCATCCCTCGCTCGTCGGTCGTCATTGATACAATGGTGCTTACTGCTTTGTTGGTTGGCGCGCGTCTAAGCGTTCGATTGTGGTACGAGAAACAGATAGGACTCCTGCGGATTTCGGGAGACCTCGCCAACGTTCAATCTGTTCTTCTCATCGGCGCAACAGATGAAGCAGAAGCCTTCATCAGGAAAATGGCGCGTGATCCGAATGCGCGCTACCGAGTGCTGGGCATCGTAGAGACTGGGTCACGACCGGTTGGCAGTCGCATCCGTGGGGTCAAAATTGTTGGCGACGTGGACAAGCTGCCTGACATTATCCTTACTTATAGAAGTATCCTTTCAAGCCTGGTGCTTGCAGATCCTGACATGCGTGGCGAACCGGTTAGAGATTTATTGGAAACCGCGCGCGGTCATAACCTTAAACTCGACCGTCTTCCGCAAATGTCACTTTTGACAAAAGCTTCCGCGCAGGAAATTGATATTCGACCTGTCGACGTTGAAGACCTTTTGAGCAGGCCGCAGGCGGAGCTTGATCGCGATGCGATGGCGGATCTGATCGGCAATAAGCGTGTTCTTGTTACCGGCGCGGGCGGCAGCATCGGATCAGAGTTGGTCCGACAGGTTGCCAGCTTCAGCCCCGCACATCTGACGCTCTTCGACAATTCAGAATTCAACCTCTATGAGATTGATCGTCAGCTTGGTGAGCAACACTCGAGGCTGTCTCGCTCAGCGATTATCGGGAACGTGCGAGATCAAGCCCATGTGGAGCGTGTTTTCTCTCAAGAGCAGCCAGAGATCGTTTTCCATGCGGCTGCTTTGAAGCATGTCCCCATGCTGGAGCCGCAGCCATCTCAAGCGGTCCTCACCAATGTATTGGGTACGAAAAATATCGCTGATGCGACGGTGCGCCATGGCATAGACACGATGGTGATGATTTCAACAGACAAGGCGACCCATCCGGTCAACGCAATGGGGGCCTCAAAGCGAATTGCAGAAACCTATTGTCAATCGCTCGACATTGATGCTCGGCGGAGCAATCAGACCCGCTTTGTCACGGTCCGGTTCGGTAATGTGCTGGGGTCTGCTGGTTCCGTCATCCCGCTGTTCGAAAAACAACTTCGTCAGGGCGGTCCGATCACCGTGACGCATGAAGAAATGACGCGCTACTTCATGACCATTCGGGAGGCGGTTGAACTTGTCCTTCAAGCGGCAACTCTGCGAGATGATACGATCGATCAAGGCGGCGCGATCCTTGTCCTTGATATGGGAAAACCCGTCAAAATTCTTGATATGGCCAACGAGATGATCAAGCTCGCAGGGCTGACACCCCACGAAGACATTGAGATTAAGATCACAGGGCTGCGGCCTGGTGAACGTCTATATGAAGACCTTTTTGATGATGCTGAAGAACTTTTACCCACCAGCCATGCGGCCATGATGGCGGCCCGTCCCCGAGTGGCAGACCGAGCCTTTGTAGAGAAGGGCATATCAGCGATGGTTCAAGCGGCTGGAGAGGGCGATGATCCCGCTGTTCGCGAGCTGATGGGCAGGCTCATTCCTGACTTCACGAGCGCAGACGTCAAGGTGGGCCAAAAACCATCATCTGCCCAAAGCCCAAGCGCAACAGAATGA
- the galE gene encoding UDP-glucose 4-epimerase GalE (Derived by automated computational analysis using gene prediction method: Protein Homology. GO_function: GO:0003978 - UDP-glucose 4-epimerase activity [Evidence IEA]; GO_process: GO:0006012 - galactose metabolic process [Evidence IEA]), which produces MSVLVTGGAGYIGSHMVLALADAGEEVTVLDNLSTGLKAAVDTRAELVEGDIGDAELVRGTIQRKNITDVVHFAGSIVVPESVADPLKYYSNNTAKTRSLIECCVKENVSRFVFSSTAAVYGSPEKIPVTEDVQLAPMSPYGRSKLMSEWMLQDVAAAHDLTYVVLRYFNVAGADPAGRSGQSTKDATHLIKVAVQAALGVRDHVKIFGDDYATPDGTGVRDYIHVSDLISAHEAAVKYLRSGGESLIANCGYGHGSSVKQVIEAVERVAGKTIDARLDARRAGDPDEIVANAELARQRLGWTPKHDDLDEIVRHAYGWESKLVQAAE; this is translated from the coding sequence ATGAGCGTTCTTGTTACAGGTGGCGCGGGGTATATTGGCAGCCACATGGTGCTGGCGCTCGCTGATGCGGGTGAAGAGGTCACAGTCCTGGATAACCTGTCGACTGGTCTCAAAGCGGCAGTCGACACACGCGCAGAACTTGTTGAAGGGGACATCGGCGACGCAGAGCTTGTTCGCGGCACAATCCAACGCAAAAACATTACGGACGTCGTCCATTTTGCGGGCTCAATCGTGGTGCCTGAGTCTGTTGCCGATCCGCTCAAATACTATTCCAACAACACTGCCAAGACCCGCAGCCTTATCGAGTGTTGTGTGAAAGAGAATGTTTCACGCTTTGTCTTTTCGTCGACTGCGGCAGTCTACGGCTCTCCGGAGAAGATACCTGTAACAGAAGATGTTCAGTTAGCCCCGATGTCTCCATATGGACGCTCAAAGTTGATGAGCGAGTGGATGTTGCAAGATGTCGCCGCCGCCCACGACCTTACCTATGTCGTCCTTAGATATTTTAATGTCGCGGGCGCAGATCCAGCAGGGCGTTCCGGACAGTCTACAAAAGACGCAACACACCTCATTAAGGTTGCCGTTCAAGCTGCTCTTGGCGTTCGAGATCACGTGAAAATTTTCGGCGATGACTACGCGACACCAGATGGAACCGGTGTTCGCGACTATATCCATGTTAGTGATTTGATTTCCGCACATGAAGCAGCCGTGAAATACCTCCGTTCAGGAGGTGAAAGCCTGATCGCTAATTGCGGCTATGGCCACGGATCAAGTGTGAAACAAGTAATTGAAGCTGTTGAGCGTGTTGCAGGAAAGACGATTGACGCCCGTTTGGACGCGAGACGCGCCGGCGACCCAGATGAAATTGTCGCAAATGCCGAACTTGCGCGCCAAAGGCTCGGGTGGACGCCAAAGCATGACGATCTGGATGAAATCGTGCGACATGCCTATGGCTGGGAAAGCAAGCTGGTTCAGGCTGCAGAATAA
- the cysC gene encoding adenylyl-sulfate kinase (Derived by automated computational analysis using gene prediction method: Protein Homology. GO_function: GO:0004020 - adenylylsulfate kinase activity [Evidence IEA]; GO_process: GO:0006790 - sulfur compound metabolic process [Evidence IEA]), protein MNFSAATMFSANDWFSSSASAGVLTTPVIVLDATEGIGEQDMHYAQLVRFLDLADPIVLVTNLDLIGYEQDQFELIQEEFRDVLAAINLTPSFFGPLPLGQPDLIPWWREEGSTSATQQSSLAAVPPLRMKVVSSTSENGTWAVTGYLLSGTVTPGDQVMSSPSNQKGMVQTVSDSNDGLLKLTFEAPHFVEPGEVISHHEAPPVETDVFRVKALWSGEVLAQGDPIVVETVYGTTHGAVQSVEQIMSPSTFKTISNTEIAAGCLVELIVRVDHVVAIDHIGSHPEAAEIKLFDVSNDASLLAVGHISMEGYADQRHLLTSKAVNTTPIEFAVGERARASRNGHEGGVLWFTGLSGSGKSTLAVELEARLFEKGYQVFVLDGDNVRQGLTSNLGFSPDDRSENIRRVGEVAALFRQAGVIVISSFISPYRSDRDRARHAAYSSFHEVYIRADIETCIKRDPKGLYERALKGDIPDFTGISAPYEAPDTPELVVDTGAKTIEACVEQLVNYVDRNFRV, encoded by the coding sequence ATGAATTTTTCAGCGGCCACCATGTTTTCCGCCAACGATTGGTTCAGCTCTTCAGCTTCCGCTGGCGTCCTGACGACGCCGGTAATCGTTCTTGATGCCACAGAAGGCATTGGGGAGCAGGACATGCATTACGCGCAGCTGGTGCGGTTCCTGGATCTCGCAGACCCAATTGTGCTGGTCACTAATCTGGATTTGATTGGGTATGAGCAGGACCAGTTCGAGCTCATCCAAGAAGAATTCCGAGATGTCCTTGCCGCTATAAATCTCACGCCCTCGTTTTTTGGCCCACTGCCACTCGGTCAACCCGATCTCATTCCCTGGTGGCGAGAAGAAGGCTCAACGAGCGCAACCCAGCAATCTTCTTTGGCTGCGGTGCCGCCGCTGCGCATGAAGGTCGTCTCATCTACGAGCGAAAACGGCACGTGGGCCGTTACGGGATATCTCCTTTCAGGCACAGTCACTCCGGGCGACCAGGTAATGAGCTCTCCTTCCAACCAGAAAGGCATGGTGCAAACGGTTTCTGATTCCAATGATGGCTTGCTTAAACTCACTTTCGAGGCCCCCCATTTTGTGGAGCCAGGTGAAGTCATTTCTCATCACGAGGCACCACCGGTTGAGACGGATGTTTTTCGCGTCAAAGCGCTTTGGTCCGGAGAGGTTCTGGCACAGGGCGATCCAATAGTCGTTGAAACCGTTTACGGGACCACGCACGGCGCTGTGCAGTCTGTTGAGCAAATCATGTCGCCCTCTACGTTCAAGACAATCTCCAACACCGAAATAGCAGCTGGCTGCCTGGTTGAGCTTATTGTGCGCGTCGACCATGTCGTCGCCATCGATCATATTGGGAGCCATCCTGAAGCCGCAGAAATCAAGCTTTTCGATGTAAGCAACGATGCCAGTCTGCTCGCGGTCGGCCATATCTCGATGGAAGGTTATGCCGACCAGCGGCATTTGTTGACATCAAAGGCTGTTAACACAACACCCATCGAATTCGCCGTAGGAGAGAGAGCGCGGGCTTCTCGGAACGGCCATGAAGGTGGCGTGCTTTGGTTCACAGGTCTGTCTGGTTCAGGCAAATCGACACTTGCCGTTGAACTGGAAGCACGTCTGTTCGAAAAGGGCTACCAGGTCTTCGTGCTCGACGGTGATAATGTTCGACAGGGACTTACATCTAATCTGGGGTTCTCCCCAGACGACCGCTCAGAGAATATCCGGCGGGTTGGGGAGGTGGCGGCCCTCTTTCGCCAAGCCGGGGTCATCGTCATTTCTTCGTTCATCTCGCCCTATAGGTCTGATCGAGACAGGGCACGCCACGCGGCATATTCCTCCTTCCACGAAGTGTACATTCGGGCCGATATTGAGACCTGTATCAAACGCGATCCAAAGGGCCTGTATGAGCGGGCCCTGAAAGGCGACATTCCAGATTTCACCGGAATATCCGCCCCCTACGAGGCACCAGACACGCCCGAATTGGTGGTGGACACAGGCGCCAAAACCATTGAGGCCTGCGTCGAACAGCTCGTTAATTACGTGGATAGAAACTTCCGGGTATAA
- a CDS encoding hypothetical protein (Derived by automated computational analysis using gene prediction method: GeneMarkS-2+.), with the protein MRSTARIGDPARLLLLSRPNEVWSTEVLAKALKTGMGLQTMDFDGFFSLPMAAQAGIVAFGIALVLLIIAQLLMATSLRNRSQSATLEGLRKDLKALAHSAGKGPMHRSSNGLAPPPRPVKRNRVRRQR; encoded by the coding sequence ATGCGCAGCACAGCTCGCATTGGCGATCCGGCCCGACTTTTGCTCTTGTCTCGGCCAAACGAGGTCTGGAGCACAGAAGTTCTGGCCAAAGCGCTGAAAACAGGGATGGGGCTACAGACGATGGATTTTGACGGATTTTTTTCACTGCCAATGGCGGCCCAAGCCGGAATTGTCGCCTTCGGCATCGCCCTTGTTCTGCTGATCATCGCCCAGTTGCTGATGGCGACATCCCTTCGGAATAGGTCTCAATCGGCTACCCTGGAAGGACTTCGCAAGGATCTGAAGGCTCTTGCCCATTCGGCGGGCAAGGGACCAATGCACAGATCATCAAACGGGCTTGCGCCGCCCCCGCGCCCTGTTAAGCGCAATAGGGTGCGCCGTCAGCGCTAA
- a CDS encoding hypothetical protein (Derived by automated computational analysis using gene prediction method: GeneMarkS-2+.), whose protein sequence is MSQQNKRTRRSLPNYLLFGCLVVGIAACAGPGGQTTAGTTPGGNETLEQRVERLERDLATLRIDYSVVRPSMERIVSAESGIEARLQAIEGAFGPITASISPEATDVAAYNSPTASAFPSVGIHLASYRDTENVRRGWNELVAGHGDLLADLDLKVVDYRSAHDGLYRRLVAGPVDPAAAESRCASLKDRGIWCQVVPLRAP, encoded by the coding sequence ATGTCCCAACAAAACAAACGAACAAGGCGATCGCTGCCCAATTACCTCCTCTTTGGATGTCTTGTGGTGGGAATAGCGGCTTGCGCAGGCCCTGGCGGGCAGACAACGGCAGGCACGACACCTGGTGGAAACGAAACGCTGGAGCAACGTGTTGAGCGTCTGGAGCGGGACTTGGCGACGCTGAGGATCGATTATTCTGTTGTGCGGCCTTCAATGGAGCGGATCGTCTCGGCAGAGAGTGGCATTGAAGCCCGCCTTCAAGCCATTGAGGGGGCATTTGGCCCAATAACAGCGTCCATTTCGCCCGAAGCTACTGATGTCGCAGCGTACAACTCCCCGACCGCATCAGCCTTTCCATCAGTTGGCATTCATCTGGCGTCCTATCGGGATACGGAAAACGTCAGGAGAGGTTGGAATGAATTGGTCGCTGGACATGGCGATCTGCTCGCGGATCTCGATCTCAAAGTGGTGGACTATCGAAGCGCACATGATGGCCTGTACCGCCGTCTCGTCGCGGGGCCGGTTGATCCGGCGGCTGCGGAAAGTAGATGTGCCAGCTTGAAAGACCGAGGCATCTGGTGCCAGGTTGTACCGTTGAGGGCGCCTTAA
- a CDS encoding DUF2920 family protein (Derived by automated computational analysis using gene prediction method: Protein Homology.), giving the protein MTSHRFEIDGQPDFELGAPRQRPVTAIVEVPESDAAEGLVFIVPGMGSERDEGYYTMLRRYIAAKYNLVAVSVDAHCNVCRPHRSDGVAPVVLDVQSDSIYEAFGRFISAGGKVDRPLTNINDMLALLLPAKSNPVELNTIIQPPDGDYQNFGVLAALDHLAVLNVLLDSDIAFDQTNIVCMGSSHGGYLAHMIHKFAPNTINGVIDASAYTEAIPIYLDGQFREISITESHLNLTHHCSTKSLWQFKTPTEPYFFDTDRALIRDVGHCEHLGHISETSERKCQFRMIHSRFDNISPPAAKVQQAEVLNALGYNVQLDIVEERDVDGKFIKSLDHGMGIALELLFDKYYPTLEKRNGRTDRDLGSVLHFHGPKYTYRLRHQAGSLHADVKCEGRQFDKPAVERLAG; this is encoded by the coding sequence ATGACCTCGCATAGATTTGAGATTGATGGACAACCTGATTTTGAGTTGGGCGCGCCTAGGCAGAGGCCGGTGACGGCCATCGTCGAAGTGCCGGAAAGTGACGCAGCAGAAGGTTTGGTCTTCATCGTGCCCGGCATGGGGAGCGAAAGAGATGAAGGCTATTACACAATGTTGCGGCGCTACATTGCGGCCAAGTACAACCTGGTCGCAGTATCCGTCGACGCTCATTGTAATGTCTGCCGTCCACATCGCTCAGATGGCGTTGCCCCAGTTGTATTGGATGTTCAATCTGATTCAATCTACGAGGCATTCGGCCGCTTCATTTCAGCGGGCGGTAAGGTGGACCGACCCCTCACCAATATCAACGATATGCTCGCACTTCTGTTGCCAGCGAAATCCAATCCGGTTGAGCTGAATACGATTATTCAGCCACCTGACGGGGACTATCAAAACTTCGGTGTCCTAGCTGCTCTTGACCATCTGGCGGTCCTAAATGTTCTTTTGGATTCTGATATTGCGTTCGACCAAACAAACATTGTTTGTATGGGATCATCTCATGGCGGATATCTTGCGCATATGATCCACAAGTTTGCACCCAACACGATCAACGGTGTCATCGACGCGTCGGCCTATACTGAAGCAATTCCGATTTACCTTGATGGACAGTTTAGAGAAATCAGCATCACAGAGTCGCATCTGAATCTGACTCACCACTGTTCGACGAAGAGTTTATGGCAATTCAAGACGCCGACAGAACCGTACTTTTTTGATACTGACCGCGCGTTGATCAGAGATGTCGGACACTGCGAACATTTGGGTCATATTTCCGAAACCTCTGAGAGGAAATGCCAATTTCGGATGATCCATTCCCGTTTCGACAACATCTCGCCACCGGCGGCAAAAGTACAACAGGCCGAAGTCCTAAACGCTCTTGGTTACAATGTTCAACTTGATATTGTTGAAGAGCGGGATGTGGACGGAAAGTTTATCAAGTCACTGGATCATGGCATGGGTATCGCGTTGGAGCTCCTGTTTGACAAGTACTACCCTACATTAGAAAAAAGAAATGGCAGGACAGATCGCGATCTAGGATCCGTTCTGCATTTCCATGGCCCCAAATACACCTATAGACTGCGCCACCAGGCAGGTAGTTTGCATGCTGACGTTAAATGCGAAGGACGCCAGTTCGACAAGCCTGCCGTCGAGAGGCTGGCGGGTTAA
- a CDS encoding acyl carrier protein (Derived by automated computational analysis using gene prediction method: Protein Homology.) produces the protein MKYNAETFARVCAVISEELGCSVTEITSETTAEDVNGWDSLAHARLIMALEDTLGVRFPGEKLFELDCIDDLVSLADEALKLTKESTHDLA, from the coding sequence ATGAAATATAACGCCGAAACATTCGCCAGAGTTTGCGCGGTGATTTCCGAAGAACTTGGTTGTTCGGTCACGGAAATAACGTCGGAGACCACAGCAGAAGACGTCAATGGATGGGATTCTTTGGCTCACGCGCGGCTGATCATGGCTTTGGAGGACACCCTTGGTGTCCGGTTTCCAGGTGAAAAGCTATTCGAGCTAGATTGTATTGATGATCTCGTATCCTTAGCGGATGAAGCTCTAAAACTGACAAAAGAGAGCACTCATGACCTCGCATAG
- a CDS encoding AMP-binding protein (Derived by automated computational analysis using gene prediction method: Protein Homology.), with translation MSLLSFWKKYEQDTVPQRILERLEHTPDRLCARVHSGNTTHSISYRRLAEGAAPYAVACAKAKLSAGDRVVVMQEQGPDLLYAFFGAIFAGAVPAILAPPSPRQDPSHFWRGHREVMERIRAQLLFTTPKLKIDLQSILADHDIVAVTPEDLPSTSKLPTPDTHSQDVAFLQHSSGTTGTKKGVMISHAALLHQVDAYATRLCLDEKDHMVSWLPLYHDMGLIACCLLPILRGVPVTMISPFEWTMRPSSLLDLIERTKATLVWQPNFAFQHLINCVRPDDNWDLSSVRAFIDCSERCRPETLDQFASKFAPMGLKKGALQTCYAMAETVFAVTQSEPGIAPRTETIDAQALIDDGVARPTLDVHAATKSVLSCGTPIDDLSVLIMDDEGNRLPDRRIGEICVSGPCLARGYDRQPEKSCLVFREGWYHTRDLGYLSNGELFVTGRVDDLLILNGRNHYAHDLEFALRDTSGIIPGRVIALSEYRSDLGSDALIVLAETRESDPAALQKIKKNIRDRMLDETGLIPAAIHLFPPMWLIKSTSGKISREATNEKFRSPALEDELT, from the coding sequence ATGTCGCTGCTGTCATTCTGGAAGAAGTACGAACAAGATACGGTCCCTCAACGTATTCTTGAGCGGCTGGAGCATACGCCAGATCGCCTATGCGCCAGGGTTCATAGTGGCAATACCACACACTCCATAAGCTACCGACGCCTTGCAGAGGGTGCAGCTCCCTACGCCGTGGCTTGTGCAAAGGCAAAACTGTCCGCAGGCGACAGAGTTGTCGTGATGCAAGAGCAGGGGCCTGATCTTCTCTATGCTTTTTTTGGTGCGATTTTCGCCGGGGCTGTGCCTGCTATTCTGGCCCCTCCGAGCCCAAGGCAGGACCCATCCCATTTTTGGCGTGGACATCGTGAAGTCATGGAACGCATTCGCGCCCAACTCTTATTCACGACACCAAAACTCAAAATCGACCTACAGAGCATCCTCGCTGATCACGACATTGTCGCTGTTACGCCAGAGGATCTGCCATCTACATCTAAGCTACCTACGCCCGACACCCATTCACAGGATGTTGCCTTTCTACAGCACAGCTCTGGAACTACGGGCACAAAAAAGGGCGTTATGATTTCGCATGCAGCACTGCTGCATCAGGTCGATGCCTACGCGACGCGTCTGTGTTTGGATGAAAAAGACCATATGGTCAGTTGGCTGCCGCTCTATCATGACATGGGACTGATCGCTTGCTGTCTGTTGCCCATACTGCGCGGTGTGCCCGTCACTATGATCAGTCCATTTGAATGGACCATGCGGCCAAGCAGCTTGCTTGATCTGATCGAACGCACAAAGGCGACCCTGGTCTGGCAGCCTAATTTCGCCTTCCAGCACCTGATCAACTGCGTCCGTCCTGATGATAACTGGGATCTTTCCTCAGTTCGGGCCTTCATCGATTGTTCGGAACGTTGCCGACCGGAAACGCTTGATCAATTTGCCTCGAAATTCGCACCGATGGGCCTAAAAAAGGGTGCCCTGCAAACCTGCTATGCGATGGCAGAAACCGTATTCGCGGTTACCCAGAGCGAACCAGGTATTGCGCCGCGAACAGAGACAATCGACGCCCAGGCGTTGATCGACGATGGCGTCGCACGCCCGACGCTTGATGTGCATGCAGCGACAAAATCTGTGCTTTCCTGTGGCACGCCGATTGATGACCTTTCCGTTCTGATTATGGATGATGAAGGAAACCGGTTGCCTGATCGTCGTATCGGTGAAATTTGCGTCAGCGGACCGTGCCTTGCGCGCGGCTATGATCGGCAGCCTGAAAAATCATGCCTGGTGTTTCGCGAAGGTTGGTACCATACGCGCGATCTTGGATACCTCTCCAACGGCGAGCTTTTTGTCACCGGACGTGTGGACGATCTTCTTATTCTAAACGGGCGCAACCATTATGCGCATGATCTAGAATTCGCGTTACGTGACACATCCGGTATCATCCCAGGGCGGGTGATTGCACTCTCAGAGTATCGTTCAGACCTTGGCAGCGATGCTTTGATCGTCCTAGCTGAAACCCGCGAAAGCGATCCAGCTGCACTCCAGAAGATCAAGAAAAACATTCGCGACAGGATGTTAGATGAAACAGGACTCATTCCAGCCGCCATACATCTGTTCCCCCCTATGTGGTTGATCAAAAGCACGAGTGGCAAGATCAGCCGCGAAGCCACTAACGAAAAATTCAGATCTCCCGCACTGGAAGATGAACTCACATGA
- a CDS encoding hypothetical protein (Derived by automated computational analysis using gene prediction method: GeneMarkS-2+.): MRALFSLSTIFLLFISSVSTHTVDLTSLPLSDGKVANEPRAGSVFACQARFHPNAPGARRSGDWLNETEGTFDLTRKPTVDGNVIHLSELEIAVSGARRLITGNALPDHPTGRFPISRSDDAYFYDRNPNAIRAHAYSVSFPVNPSIVARPSCLPMGPIGIMLTGAVLFNALDARGENALAHEILDDCQGHPQQSGLYHYHGKSPCQEDPISAT; this comes from the coding sequence ATGCGTGCCTTATTCTCACTGTCCACGATCTTTCTACTGTTCATTTCCAGTGTCAGTACCCATACGGTTGATCTTACGTCGCTTCCTCTCAGTGATGGCAAAGTCGCCAATGAGCCTCGGGCAGGATCTGTCTTCGCCTGTCAGGCGCGCTTTCACCCGAACGCTCCGGGAGCACGGCGGTCGGGCGATTGGCTTAACGAAACGGAGGGGACTTTCGACCTCACCCGTAAGCCCACGGTGGACGGGAATGTTATTCATCTCTCCGAGCTTGAAATCGCGGTCTCAGGTGCGCGGCGCCTGATCACTGGCAACGCCTTGCCGGATCACCCAACGGGTCGGTTCCCAATTTCCCGGTCTGATGATGCCTATTTTTATGATCGCAATCCCAATGCGATCCGAGCCCATGCCTACTCTGTCTCTTTTCCGGTTAATCCGTCCATTGTGGCACGTCCATCATGCCTGCCCATGGGGCCCATAGGGATCATGCTGACCGGCGCTGTGCTGTTCAACGCTCTTGATGCGCGTGGCGAAAATGCCCTCGCACACGAGATCCTTGATGACTGCCAGGGTCATCCCCAACAAAGTGGGCTCTATCACTACCATGGGAAAAGTCCCTGCCAGGAAGACCCGATATCTGCGACCTAG